The following proteins come from a genomic window of Campylobacter coli 76339:
- a CDS encoding Heavy-metal-associated domain (N-terminus) and membrane-bounded cytochrome biogenesis cycZ-like domain, possible membrane copper tolerance protein, whose translation MNFDFLAIFSVAFLSSFGHCYSMCGGFILAFMNLNSTHKNLFLLTFIYQLFRIFSYILLGIIFGMFGNLLAINTKIQSLSFFVLGIFMVILGFSLIFRGKILAFIENRTFFDYFAKKIIKKSMSFKGVKSAVVLGFANGFVPCGLVYFFLANAMSRQNLTESILVMLVFGLSTLPAMLFFAKLSQYLSVFLKKVFNYLSYLIIIVYGIGLAYTGFKAF comes from the coding sequence TTGAATTTTGACTTTTTGGCTATATTTAGTGTAGCCTTTTTATCAAGTTTTGGGCATTGCTATTCTATGTGTGGGGGATTTATTTTAGCTTTTATGAATTTAAATTCCACTCATAAAAATTTATTTTTATTAACTTTCATTTATCAATTATTTAGAATTTTTTCCTATATTTTACTAGGAATAATCTTTGGAATGTTTGGGAATTTATTAGCTATAAATACTAAAATTCAGAGTTTATCCTTTTTTGTGCTCGGTATATTTATGGTGATTTTGGGTTTTTCTTTAATTTTTAGAGGTAAAATCCTTGCTTTTATCGAAAATCGCACTTTTTTTGATTATTTTGCAAAAAAGATTATTAAAAAATCTATGAGTTTTAAGGGTGTAAAATCAGCAGTTGTTTTGGGTTTTGCAAATGGATTTGTTCCCTGTGGCTTGGTGTATTTTTTTCTAGCCAATGCAATGAGTAGGCAAAATCTTACAGAAAGTATTTTAGTTATGTTAGTTTTTGGTCTTTCTACTCTTCCAGCAATGCTTTTTTTTGCTAAATTATCGCAGTATTTGAGCGTATTTTTGAAAAAAGTATTTAATTATTTGTCCTATCTTATTATTATTGTTTACGGGATAGGTTTGGCTTATACAGGTTTTAAGGCTTTTTAA